The proteins below are encoded in one region of Nymphaea colorata isolate Beijing-Zhang1983 unplaced genomic scaffold, ASM883128v2 scaffold0074, whole genome shotgun sequence:
- the LOC116268051 gene encoding uncharacterized protein LOC116268051, with the protein MSIIAGACMLILAYASVMLLGFYQIKEGQVGLIKEFGVLKNELIEPGFHFRVPGMQEVIRMDLMIQTDKVERVPCGTANGLLITKHTLQEIYIDLFDRLDEELMKALSQDLKKWAPGIEILSVRVTKPTIPKKILQNVEQMEKVKVEFLIAVENKGQ; encoded by the exons ATGAGTATAATCGCAGGGGCATGTATGCTGATCCTGGCTTATGCATCAGTGATGCTTCTTGGCTTCTACCAGATTAAGGAAGGCCAGGTGGGACTTATCAAAGAATTCGGAGTCTTGAAGAACGAACTCATCGAGCCTGGCTTTCATTTCAGAGTACCAGGCATGCAGGAAGTGATACGCATGGATCTCATGATTCAGACTGATAAGGTTGAGCGTGTCCCATGTGGAACTGCCAACGGATTGCTCATCAC CAAGCACACACTTCAAGAGATCTATATTGACCTTTTTGATCGCCTTGATGAGGAGCTTATGAAAGCTCTTAGCCAAGATCTAAAGAAATGGGCGCCAGGAATCGAAATTCTTTCAGTAAGAGTCACTAAGCCAaccattcccaagaaaattcTGCAGAACGTAGAGCAAATGGAGAAGGTGAAGGTGGAATTCTTGATTGCTGTAGAAAATAAAGGACAGTAG